In Mycolicibacter virginiensis, the DNA window AGCGGTTACCGCGGGCCGTGCGCGAACAGCAGATGCTCGACGCCGCGGTGCAGATGTTCTCGGTCAACGGCTACCACGAGACCTCGATGGATTCGATCGCCGCGGCCGCGCAGATCTCCAAGCCGATGCTCTACCTGTACTACGGCTCGAAAGAAGAGCTGTTCGGGGCATGTCTGGACCGCGAACTGCGCCGGTTCGTCGAGTCGGTGCGCACCGAGATCGACTTTCAGCAGCCCCCGAAAGACATGCTGCGCAATACAATTCGCGCCTTCTTACGCTATATCGACGCCAACCGGGCGTCGTGGATCGTGATGTACACCCAAGCCACCAGTTCGCAGGCGTTCGCCCACACCGTGCGCGAGGGCCGCGAGCGAATCATCGAGCTGGTCGGCCGGCTGTTGCGGGCCGGCACGCGCAAGCCCGAACCGGGCGTCGACTTCGAGCTGATGGCCGTCGCGCTGGTGGGCGCCGGCGAGGCGATCGCGAGTCGGGTCAGCACCGGCGACACCGGCGTCGACGAAGCCGGCGAGCTGATGATCGACCTGTTCTGGCGCGGCCTCAAAGAAGCCCCCGGCGGCCGCGACGGCGCCGACGCCGCCGCGACCGGATAGTCGGGCGCGGCCTCAGGCCGTGAAGAGATCCTGGATGGTCGCGGTGATTTCGCGGACCGCACCGTTGAGTGCGAGGAACTCGAAACCGGCTGCCAGCGTGCCCAATCCGACGACGCCGGCAATCGGCAGGCCGATGGCGTCGATGATGTCGCCTTGGGCGAGTTCCTGGGCGAACACCTCGAATGCATACGCCGGTGCGGTGGTGAACAGGGCGTTGAGGATGTCGGCAGTCGGCAGCAGCGTCGCGTAAGCCGACGCAGCGATGCTGCTGAACGCGTTGGCGAGTTCGCTGAGGCTGGGCAGCGCGAACGATGCGACATCGCCCGCCGAGGCGCCCAGGAAATCGGCCGCGCTGGGGAAGGACAGGTTCGACAGATCGTCGACGAAGTTGTTCCAGCCCTCTTGCGCCCCATTGCCCAGCGCGGTCAGGACCTCACCCCAGTTGAGGTCTGTCGGGAACAACTCGAACGGCGCGGCCACATTGGCCGGGCCGGAAGACCAGCCCTCGGTGATGCTGCCGTAGCCGAGGTTCACCAGGATCCGCATGCTCGGTTCCAGCAAGTCGTAGAGCGGCTCGCCGATGACTGGGATCGAACGCAGCGGCATCAACAGCGGCAGTATCTCGCTGGGAATCATGAAGTAGTGGGTGTT includes these proteins:
- a CDS encoding TetR/AcrR family transcriptional regulator, with translation MAAGSKRLPRAVREQQMLDAAVQMFSVNGYHETSMDSIAAAAQISKPMLYLYYGSKEELFGACLDRELRRFVESVRTEIDFQQPPKDMLRNTIRAFLRYIDANRASWIVMYTQATSSQAFAHTVREGRERIIELVGRLLRAGTRKPEPGVDFELMAVALVGAGEAIASRVSTGDTGVDEAGELMIDLFWRGLKEAPGGRDGADAAATG